One genomic segment of Motacilla alba alba isolate MOTALB_02 chromosome 1A, Motacilla_alba_V1.0_pri, whole genome shotgun sequence includes these proteins:
- the NDUFB2 gene encoding NADH dehydrogenase [ubiquinone] 1 beta subcomplex subunit 2, mitochondrial, whose amino-acid sequence MVVAALGRAAGRLLRAGAAVPGRRRAGGGVHIPPRYRQFPELTRAQVIRGEVLSGFMWFWILWQFWHNSDMVLGHFPYPDASAWTDEELGIPPDDEE is encoded by the exons ATGGTGGTGGCGGCGCTGGGCCGAGCGGCGGGGCGGCTGctgcgggccggggccgccgtgcccgggcggcggcg CGCGGGCGGCGGGGTGCATATCCCGCCGCGGTACCGGCAGTTCCCGGAGCTGACGCGGGCGCAGGTGATCCGAGGCGAGGTGCTCAGCGGCTTCATGTGGTTCTGGATCCTCTGGCAGTTCTGGCACAACTCGGACATGGTGCTG GGACACTTCCCGTATCCCGACGCTTCGGCCTGGACGGACGAGGAGCTCGGCATCCCCCCGGACGATGAGGAATAG